A single Zootoca vivipara chromosome 1, rZooViv1.1, whole genome shotgun sequence DNA region contains:
- the PCNX4 gene encoding pecanex-like protein 4 isoform X1 codes for MRMGPDVPLLNDHKQEFLLKRFPQTVLGGPRFKLGHPAPLYVYVNQILLFLLPCLLGGVGTLFYQLSILQDYSTAAVSGGLMLVAAVTVQAASLYARQKTASVERVHTHSTLTDEDEWEFSSCLGSETVKFIIPGKKYIVNIIFHSLLAGVLCGLGTWYLLPNRIASLYGGNIGGTVMIFVFGWVTVCIGEYSLIVNTASETATYQALDTYEIVPLMRPFYIFVFFTVDLTHRFIADVPALKLANQILHVVFLCLPFLWTLGILPPLDALFLWGMEQVLEFGLGGSPMSSNTRLLLMFLISVGTAVASYFIPSTLGVVLFMTGFGFALSLNLREIGFAFKCTVINCLASNKFTNASGCCGTQFGWREIVFYLTALTLALLEAGLLHSFLSPQAFSKTSLQAVVSYLLIALLLATWILGEIQAVYLFGMLRNPFYPKDVMTVNVFVEKQKRLKTIAVVRRILLAVVSPFAMIAFLSLDNSLHHLPSVYVSIGFSRGFRMVWQDTEHALLDMVVVSTVQLLVFNTDIWWNRSIDTGIKLLLVGVIRDRLFQFVSKLQFALTVLLTSWTEKKQRRKSTATLITLNIVFFPVVLTLILLSALLSSPLLPLFSLPIFLIGFPRPIRSWPGPVGVTACICPDTIYYQQMIPSLTTALQSALSNGSLGLCSPGSHYLCRFQDRLVWILVLERGFTYCCLNIKGLELQETSCHTAEAHKVDEMFEMAFEYEERRKILSLNHHFLNILTPCCVLPVKLYSDARNVLSGIIDSPDNRRQLKDDFLKNLLWVLVQYCYKKSKTHRTHERTPKFKHKSPSVEPSEVLSKAIESPDSWKNDDHLSVESIDEWTDDSNLFDDEPSKKGPKMASRGSTPRPFFSLPGSVEIHTTDTEWPEAPSVNKLYKPVVLGLPAVDTGGKWGMVDLPPVKFSNSYSELLSIPEEWRTVSLPVAKLYEMKQKFPEDWYRFVLRQLDFFHLKENPSNVLEDIVKDATLKDLYVKCALSCYIAVFGLDDVVPSPGHIFRAYNGGLPWSVCLDWLVAKQELFQLALKVFRYTVKLLVDKASLGPVESFKELLSCLEEYENDWYIGLVSEEKWQQAVLREKPYLFSLGHDPNMGVYTSRVLTLQEFLVQVGKLNSEAVRGQWANLSWELLYATNDDEERYSIQAHPVLLRNLTIQAADPPLGYPVYSSEPLHVPLL; via the exons ATGAGAATGGGCCCAGATGTTCCTCTGCTGAATGACCACAAACAAGAATTCCTCCTGAAACGTTTTCCGCAGACTGTTTTGGGTGGCCCTCGATTTAAATTGGGACACCCTGCGCCTCTTTATGTCTACGTGAACCAGATTCTTCTCTTCCTGCTACCATGTCTTCTGGGAGGTGTGGGGACGCTGTTCTACCAACTAAGTATTCTGCAAGACTATTCTACGGCTGCTGTTTCTGGGGGACTGATGCTAGTTGCAGCTGTTACTGTCCAGGCAGCAAGCCTGTATGCAAGGCAGAAAACGGCTTCGGTGGAAAGAGTGCATACTCACAGTACCCTAACGGATGAAGATGAATGGGAGTTCTCTAGTTGTCTGGGCTCAGAGACAGTCAAATTTATTATTCCAGGCAAGAAATACATAGTTAACATCATCTTTCACTCACTTCTCGCTGGGGTGCTGTGTGGCTTAGGAACTTGGTACCTTCTGCCTAATAGAATCGCCTCATTGTATGGAGGTAACATCGGAGGAACTGTTATGATCTTTGTCTTTGGTTGGGTGACAGTCTGCATTGGGGAGTACTCCTTAATTGTCAATACTGCTTCAGAGACAGCTACTTACCAAGCACTAGACACTTACGAAATTGTTCCTCTGATGAGACCTTTCTACATTTTTGTCTTCTTCACAGTGGACCTCACTCACAG ATTCATTGCTGATGTTCCAGCTTTAAAACTGGCAAACCAGATTTTGCacgttgtgtttttgtgtttgccATTCTTGTGGACTCTGGGAATTTTGCCCCCACTGGATGCACTTTTTCTCTGGGGAATGGAACAAGTGTTGGAGTTTGGTCTAGGCGGTTCACCCATGTCAAGTAACACAAG gTTGCTATTAATGTTTTTGATTTCTGTGGGAACAGCTGTTGCATCTTATTTCATCCCCAGCACTCTTGGTGTCGTCCTCTTCATGACTGGATTTGGATTTGCATTGAGTCTTAACTTAAGAGAGATTGGGTTTGCGTTCAAGTGCACTGTGATCAACTGCTTAGCCTCCAACAAGTTTACAAATGCATCTGGCTGTTGTGGGACCCAGTTTGGATGGcgggaaattgttttctatttgaCTGCATTGACTTTGGCTCTCCTGGAAGCTGGCCTGTTGCACTCCTTCCTTAGTCCTCAGGCATTTTCTAAAACCAGCCTCCAGGCTGTTGTGAGCTATTTGCTGATAGCGTTGCTCCTTGCTACGTGGATTCTTGGAGAGATTCAGGCCGTGTACCTGTTCGGAATGTTGCGGAACCCGTTTTATCCAAAGGATGTCATGACTGTGAATGTATTTGTGGAGAAACAAAAGAGGCTGAAGACAATTGCTGTGGTCAGAAGGATTTTGCTAGCAGTAG TGTCTCCATTTGCTATGATAGCGTTTCTTTCCCTAGACAATTCTCTGCATCATCTTCCATCTGTATATGTTTCCATTGGATTCTCGAGAGGCTTTAGAATG GTATGGCAGGATACAGAGCATGCGTTGTTGGATATGGTGGTGGTGTCAACTGTGCAGTTGCTGGTGTTCAATACTGATATTTGGTGGAATAGAAGCATTGATACGGGAATCAAGCTCTTGCTG GTCGGAGTAATCCGGGATCGACTGTTTCAGTTTGTTTCAAAACTGCAGTTTGCACTTACTGTTCTCTTGACATCATGGACAGAGAAAAAGCAACGCCGGAAGTCCACTGCTACCCTGATTACACTCAACATTGTCTTCTTTCCAGTTGTACTGACCCTCATATTGCTGTCTGCACTTCTGTCTTCCCCCTTGCTGCCCCTTTTCAGTCTCCCAATATTTCTGATTGGCTTTCCAAGACCTATCCGAAGCTGGCCGGGACCTGTGGGTGTGACGGCCTGCATATGTCCTGACACCATATATTATCAACAAATGATTCCAAGTTTGACTACTGCATTGCAGTCGGCGCTGTCCAATGGTAGCCTGG GGCTCTGCTCACCTGGATCTCACTACCTGTGCCGATTCCAAGACAGACTGGTATGGATCCTTGTGTTAGAAAGAGGCTTCACTTATTGTTGTCTTAATATCAAG GGGTTAGAATTGCAGGAAACCTCCTGCCATACCGCTGAAGCTCACAAAGTAGATGAAATGTTTGAGATGGCCTTCGAATACGAGGAGCGCAGGAAGATCCTCTCCCTCAACCatcactttttaaacattttaacacCTTGTTGTGTTCTTCCTGTGAAGCTCTATTCAGATGCCAGGAATGTCTTGTCTGGAATTATTGACTCGCCTGACAATCGGAGGCAGTTGAAAGACGATTTTCTGAAAAACCTCTTGTGGGTGCTAGTCCAATACTGCTATAAGAAATCAAAAACACACAGAACACATGAAAGAACACCCAAATTCAAGCATAAGTCGCCTTCAGTGGAGCCATCTGAAGTTTTAAGCAAGGCAATAGAAAGCCCAGACTCCTGGAAAAATGATGACCACCTCAGTGTGGAATCAATAGATGAGTGGACTGATGACAGCAACCTTTTTGATGATGAACCCAGCAAAAAAGGACCCAAAATGGCATCGCGAGGAAGCACACCAAGACCCTTCTTTTCTCTCCCAGGTTCAGTCGAAATACACACCACAGACACCGAATGGCCAGAGGCACCCAGTGTCAATAAACTCTATAAACCTGTTGTCCTTGGTCTTCCTGCTGTAGACACTGGGGGAAAATGGGGCATGGTGGATTTGCCCCCTGTTAAGTTTAGCAACTCTTACTCTGAGCTGTTAAGCATTCCCGAAGAGTGGAGAACTGTATCCTTACCTGTGGCCAAACTTTACGAAATGAAGCAGAAGTTCCCGGAAGACTGGTACCGTTTTGTACTTCGCCAGCTGGACTTCTTCCACTTGAAGGAAAACCCTTCAAATGTACTCGAGGACATCGTTAAAGATGCTACTTTGAAAGACTTGTACGTCAAGTGTGCCCTGTCCTGCTACATTGCCGTGTTTGGGTTAGACGATGTTGTTCCCTCGCCTGGCCACATATTCAGAGCCTACAATGGAGGCCTTCCCTGGTCTGTCTGTTTGGACTGGCTGGTGGCAAAGCAGGAGCTATTTCAGCTGGCCCTGAAAGTGTTCAG ATACACAGTTAAGCTTTTGGTTGACAAAGCAAGTCTGGGACCAGTAGAAAGTTTCAAAGAGCTGCTAAGCTGTCTTGAAGAATATGAGAACGACTGGTACATTGGACTGGTGTCTGAAGAAAAGTGGCAGCAAGCTGTTTTACGAGAAAAGCCATACCTTTTTTCCTTGGGTCATGACCCTAATATG GGAGTTTATACCAGCAGAGTCCTCACCCTTCAGGAATTCCTAGTGCAAGTGGGGAAACTGAACAGCGAAGCTGTTAGAGGGCAGTGGGCAAACCTTTCTTGGGAGCTGCTCTATGCCACCAACGACGACGAGGAACGCTACAGTATCCAAGCTCATCCTGTCCTCTTGAGGAACCTGACCATACAAGCAGCCGATCCTCCCCTGGGCTACCCAGTTTATTCCTCTGAACCTCTCCATGTACCTTTGCTCTAG
- the PCNX4 gene encoding pecanex-like protein 4 isoform X2, whose product MRMGPDVPLLNDHKQEFLLKRFPQTVLGGPRFKLGHPAPLYVYVNQILLFLLPCLLGGVGTLFYQLSILQDYSTAAVSGGLMLVAAVTVQAASLYARQKTASVERVHTHSTLTDEDEWEFSSCLGSETVKFIIPGKKYIVNIIFHSLLAGVLCGLGTWYLLPNRIASLYGGNIGGTVMIFVFGWVTVCIGEYSLIVNTASETATYQALDTYEIVPLMRPFYIFVFFTVDLTHRFIADVPALKLANQILHVVFLCLPFLWTLGILPPLDALFLWGMEQVLEFGLGGSPMSSNTRLLLMFLISVGTAVASYFIPSTLGVVLFMTGFGFALSLNLREIGFAFKCTVINCLASNKFTNASGCCGTQFGWREIVFYLTALTLALLEAGLLHSFLSPQAFSKTSLQAVVSYLLIALLLATWILGEIQAVYLFGMLRNPFYPKDVMTVNVFVEKQKRLKTIAVVRRILLAVVSPFAMIAFLSLDNSLHHLPSVYVSIGFSRGFRMVWQDTEHALLDMVVVSTVQLLVFNTDIWWNRSIDTGIKLLLVGVIRDRLFQFVSKLQFALTVLLTSWTEKKQRRKSTATLITLNIVFFPVVLTLILLSALLSSPLLPLFSLPIFLIGFPRPIRSWPGPVGVTACICPDTIYYQQMIPSLTTALQSALSNGSLGLCSPGSHYLCRFQDRLGLELQETSCHTAEAHKVDEMFEMAFEYEERRKILSLNHHFLNILTPCCVLPVKLYSDARNVLSGIIDSPDNRRQLKDDFLKNLLWVLVQYCYKKSKTHRTHERTPKFKHKSPSVEPSEVLSKAIESPDSWKNDDHLSVESIDEWTDDSNLFDDEPSKKGPKMASRGSTPRPFFSLPGSVEIHTTDTEWPEAPSVNKLYKPVVLGLPAVDTGGKWGMVDLPPVKFSNSYSELLSIPEEWRTVSLPVAKLYEMKQKFPEDWYRFVLRQLDFFHLKENPSNVLEDIVKDATLKDLYVKCALSCYIAVFGLDDVVPSPGHIFRAYNGGLPWSVCLDWLVAKQELFQLALKVFRYTVKLLVDKASLGPVESFKELLSCLEEYENDWYIGLVSEEKWQQAVLREKPYLFSLGHDPNMGVYTSRVLTLQEFLVQVGKLNSEAVRGQWANLSWELLYATNDDEERYSIQAHPVLLRNLTIQAADPPLGYPVYSSEPLHVPLL is encoded by the exons ATGAGAATGGGCCCAGATGTTCCTCTGCTGAATGACCACAAACAAGAATTCCTCCTGAAACGTTTTCCGCAGACTGTTTTGGGTGGCCCTCGATTTAAATTGGGACACCCTGCGCCTCTTTATGTCTACGTGAACCAGATTCTTCTCTTCCTGCTACCATGTCTTCTGGGAGGTGTGGGGACGCTGTTCTACCAACTAAGTATTCTGCAAGACTATTCTACGGCTGCTGTTTCTGGGGGACTGATGCTAGTTGCAGCTGTTACTGTCCAGGCAGCAAGCCTGTATGCAAGGCAGAAAACGGCTTCGGTGGAAAGAGTGCATACTCACAGTACCCTAACGGATGAAGATGAATGGGAGTTCTCTAGTTGTCTGGGCTCAGAGACAGTCAAATTTATTATTCCAGGCAAGAAATACATAGTTAACATCATCTTTCACTCACTTCTCGCTGGGGTGCTGTGTGGCTTAGGAACTTGGTACCTTCTGCCTAATAGAATCGCCTCATTGTATGGAGGTAACATCGGAGGAACTGTTATGATCTTTGTCTTTGGTTGGGTGACAGTCTGCATTGGGGAGTACTCCTTAATTGTCAATACTGCTTCAGAGACAGCTACTTACCAAGCACTAGACACTTACGAAATTGTTCCTCTGATGAGACCTTTCTACATTTTTGTCTTCTTCACAGTGGACCTCACTCACAG ATTCATTGCTGATGTTCCAGCTTTAAAACTGGCAAACCAGATTTTGCacgttgtgtttttgtgtttgccATTCTTGTGGACTCTGGGAATTTTGCCCCCACTGGATGCACTTTTTCTCTGGGGAATGGAACAAGTGTTGGAGTTTGGTCTAGGCGGTTCACCCATGTCAAGTAACACAAG gTTGCTATTAATGTTTTTGATTTCTGTGGGAACAGCTGTTGCATCTTATTTCATCCCCAGCACTCTTGGTGTCGTCCTCTTCATGACTGGATTTGGATTTGCATTGAGTCTTAACTTAAGAGAGATTGGGTTTGCGTTCAAGTGCACTGTGATCAACTGCTTAGCCTCCAACAAGTTTACAAATGCATCTGGCTGTTGTGGGACCCAGTTTGGATGGcgggaaattgttttctatttgaCTGCATTGACTTTGGCTCTCCTGGAAGCTGGCCTGTTGCACTCCTTCCTTAGTCCTCAGGCATTTTCTAAAACCAGCCTCCAGGCTGTTGTGAGCTATTTGCTGATAGCGTTGCTCCTTGCTACGTGGATTCTTGGAGAGATTCAGGCCGTGTACCTGTTCGGAATGTTGCGGAACCCGTTTTATCCAAAGGATGTCATGACTGTGAATGTATTTGTGGAGAAACAAAAGAGGCTGAAGACAATTGCTGTGGTCAGAAGGATTTTGCTAGCAGTAG TGTCTCCATTTGCTATGATAGCGTTTCTTTCCCTAGACAATTCTCTGCATCATCTTCCATCTGTATATGTTTCCATTGGATTCTCGAGAGGCTTTAGAATG GTATGGCAGGATACAGAGCATGCGTTGTTGGATATGGTGGTGGTGTCAACTGTGCAGTTGCTGGTGTTCAATACTGATATTTGGTGGAATAGAAGCATTGATACGGGAATCAAGCTCTTGCTG GTCGGAGTAATCCGGGATCGACTGTTTCAGTTTGTTTCAAAACTGCAGTTTGCACTTACTGTTCTCTTGACATCATGGACAGAGAAAAAGCAACGCCGGAAGTCCACTGCTACCCTGATTACACTCAACATTGTCTTCTTTCCAGTTGTACTGACCCTCATATTGCTGTCTGCACTTCTGTCTTCCCCCTTGCTGCCCCTTTTCAGTCTCCCAATATTTCTGATTGGCTTTCCAAGACCTATCCGAAGCTGGCCGGGACCTGTGGGTGTGACGGCCTGCATATGTCCTGACACCATATATTATCAACAAATGATTCCAAGTTTGACTACTGCATTGCAGTCGGCGCTGTCCAATGGTAGCCTGG GGCTCTGCTCACCTGGATCTCACTACCTGTGCCGATTCCAAGACAGACTG GGGTTAGAATTGCAGGAAACCTCCTGCCATACCGCTGAAGCTCACAAAGTAGATGAAATGTTTGAGATGGCCTTCGAATACGAGGAGCGCAGGAAGATCCTCTCCCTCAACCatcactttttaaacattttaacacCTTGTTGTGTTCTTCCTGTGAAGCTCTATTCAGATGCCAGGAATGTCTTGTCTGGAATTATTGACTCGCCTGACAATCGGAGGCAGTTGAAAGACGATTTTCTGAAAAACCTCTTGTGGGTGCTAGTCCAATACTGCTATAAGAAATCAAAAACACACAGAACACATGAAAGAACACCCAAATTCAAGCATAAGTCGCCTTCAGTGGAGCCATCTGAAGTTTTAAGCAAGGCAATAGAAAGCCCAGACTCCTGGAAAAATGATGACCACCTCAGTGTGGAATCAATAGATGAGTGGACTGATGACAGCAACCTTTTTGATGATGAACCCAGCAAAAAAGGACCCAAAATGGCATCGCGAGGAAGCACACCAAGACCCTTCTTTTCTCTCCCAGGTTCAGTCGAAATACACACCACAGACACCGAATGGCCAGAGGCACCCAGTGTCAATAAACTCTATAAACCTGTTGTCCTTGGTCTTCCTGCTGTAGACACTGGGGGAAAATGGGGCATGGTGGATTTGCCCCCTGTTAAGTTTAGCAACTCTTACTCTGAGCTGTTAAGCATTCCCGAAGAGTGGAGAACTGTATCCTTACCTGTGGCCAAACTTTACGAAATGAAGCAGAAGTTCCCGGAAGACTGGTACCGTTTTGTACTTCGCCAGCTGGACTTCTTCCACTTGAAGGAAAACCCTTCAAATGTACTCGAGGACATCGTTAAAGATGCTACTTTGAAAGACTTGTACGTCAAGTGTGCCCTGTCCTGCTACATTGCCGTGTTTGGGTTAGACGATGTTGTTCCCTCGCCTGGCCACATATTCAGAGCCTACAATGGAGGCCTTCCCTGGTCTGTCTGTTTGGACTGGCTGGTGGCAAAGCAGGAGCTATTTCAGCTGGCCCTGAAAGTGTTCAG ATACACAGTTAAGCTTTTGGTTGACAAAGCAAGTCTGGGACCAGTAGAAAGTTTCAAAGAGCTGCTAAGCTGTCTTGAAGAATATGAGAACGACTGGTACATTGGACTGGTGTCTGAAGAAAAGTGGCAGCAAGCTGTTTTACGAGAAAAGCCATACCTTTTTTCCTTGGGTCATGACCCTAATATG GGAGTTTATACCAGCAGAGTCCTCACCCTTCAGGAATTCCTAGTGCAAGTGGGGAAACTGAACAGCGAAGCTGTTAGAGGGCAGTGGGCAAACCTTTCTTGGGAGCTGCTCTATGCCACCAACGACGACGAGGAACGCTACAGTATCCAAGCTCATCCTGTCCTCTTGAGGAACCTGACCATACAAGCAGCCGATCCTCCCCTGGGCTACCCAGTTTATTCCTCTGAACCTCTCCATGTACCTTTGCTCTAG